In Onychostoma macrolepis isolate SWU-2019 chromosome 04, ASM1243209v1, whole genome shotgun sequence, one DNA window encodes the following:
- the LOC131538394 gene encoding uncharacterized protein LOC131538394, producing the protein MAFIKVESEEMKIEETFIVKQEDIEEQTEMVFIKEEREEVTIEEDFIVKREDTEEQTEMPFIKEEREEVTIEEDFGVKHEHTEEQTEMVFIKEKREEVTIEEDFRVKHEDTEEQTVREGNCFENFQSGEMATGVFQPYMFEPESDPEFQDDEPTTPQTPRMLQPVTAWCTCENCAVMPTEKENICCLEIPEIVRRIHQIPDTVTCITHHPGFEPVCLNVYSLQNALNIYKADYGPLRLRGIEQRYRRLAQRSFVSWCWGYLSRTIRVAIPSCVVLRICREFPDAAGSCVGFRPPLD; encoded by the exons ATGGCATTTATTAAAGTTGAGAGTGAAGAGATGAAGATAGAAGAAACTTTTATTGTCAAACAAGAAGATATTGAGGAACAAACAGAGATggtgtttattaaagaggagagggAAGAGGTGACGATTGAAGAAGATTTTATAGTCAAACgtgaagatactgaggaacaaacagagATGccgtttattaaagaggagagggAAGAGGTGACGATTGAAGAAGATTTTGGAGTTAAACATGAacatactgaggaacaaacagagATGGTGTTTATTAAAGAGAAGAGGGAAGAGGTGACGATTGAAGAAGATTTTAGAGTtaaacatgaagatactgaggaacaaacag TACGCGAGGGGAATTGTTTTGAAAACTTCCAAAGTGGAGAAATGGCAACCGGAGTGTTTCAACCATATATGTTCGAGCCAGAGTCTGATCCCGAATTTCAAGACGATGAACCGACTACACCTCAGACACCAAGGATGCTCCAGCCTGTGACAGCATG GTGTACCTGTGAAAACTGTGCTGTTATGCCAAcggaaaaagaaaatatatgctGTTTGGAGATTCCTGAG attgTTAGAAGGATTCACCAGATACCGGACACAGTTACCTGCATAACCCATCACCCAGGCTTCGAACCGGTTTGCCTGAATGTGTATTCACTACAGAATGCacttaatatttacaaagcTGATTATGGCCCCTTGAGACTCAGAGGAATAGAACA GCGTTACAGGCGCCTGGCGCAGAGGAGTTTTGTGAGCTGGTGCTGGGGCTATCTGAGCAGGACGATCAGGGTGGCGATCCCGTCTTGTGTTGTCCTGCGTATATGCCGAGAGTTTCCTGACGCTGCAGGCAGCTGCGTTGGATTCAGACCTCCCCTTGACTGA